Proteins co-encoded in one Dyella japonica A8 genomic window:
- a CDS encoding efflux RND transporter permease subunit, with translation MNISRLFVLRPVATSLLMIALVLVGLVAMRFLPVSSLPNVDYPTIQVQTFYPGASPSVMATTVTAPLEVQLGQIPGLQQMTSNSSAGASVITLQFDLSLNLDVAEQNVQEAINAANSLLPSGLPAPPTYAKVNPADRPILTLAVTSHSMSLPQLQDVANNRLGAKISQVPGVGLVTPSGGNVPAIRIEADPKKLAGYGLNIDDLRSLIANVNVSQPKGNFDGPDLDYTINGNDQIQNPQDYLDTVVSYQNGAPVYLRDVARVTQAAQNTEQGAWFNQTQAIVLNVQRQPGANVIATVDQIMKQLPQLESTLPAGMTVDVVNDSTGVIRSSVSDAAFELILAVVLVVLVIFVFLRNVPATIIPSISVPVSLIGTLALMYELNYSIDNLSLMALIIATGFVVDDSIVMIENIVRYLEEGRTPLEAALEGAGQIGFTILSLTVSLIAVLIPLLFMGGVIGRLFSEFAVTLAVTIVLSAVVSLTLVPMLCARILKAQADRHPSRFERVSEALFDKTLASYKRGLHFVMAHQRATLLVFFATLALTIVLYVVIPKGLFPVQDVGVLQGISVADNSVSYGAMVDRQKLLADAILKDQDVDSLTSYVGIDGTNTTLNNGRFLINLKPRDDRSSTAEEIARRIRQEVADIPGIRLYMQPEQDLTLDTTISPNQYQFVLRGPNQQAFQQYVPELIARMKDIKSITDVTSDLNNDGLAVNVEVNRQLAARYGITAATIDNALYDALGQRIVSTIFEQASQYRVILVAKPESLPTVESLGDLYLPSQTASNGQVPLKGIADIQVTKSPLVISHLAQFPAITVSFNLAKDASLSKAVKEVNDAEQALHLPSSITSSFQGAAQAFQDSLSSEVYLLIAALVAVYIVLGVLYESFIHPVTILSTLPSAGIGALLALMIAGSDLDVIGIIGIVLLIGIVKKNAIMIVDFALEAERVEGKPAEEAIFEASLLRFRPILMTTLAAMLGAMPMLLGTGTGSELRRPLGLAIIGGLLLSQLLTLFTTPVIYLYFDRLAQRFGRKHPEAAVGEAP, from the coding sequence ATGAATATTTCCCGCCTGTTCGTACTCAGGCCGGTGGCTACTTCGCTGCTGATGATCGCCCTCGTGCTGGTGGGCCTGGTCGCCATGCGCTTCCTGCCGGTGTCGTCGCTGCCCAACGTCGACTACCCGACGATCCAGGTGCAGACGTTCTACCCCGGCGCGAGTCCATCGGTCATGGCGACCACGGTGACGGCGCCGCTGGAGGTGCAGCTGGGCCAGATTCCCGGCCTGCAGCAGATGACTTCGAACAGCTCCGCGGGCGCGTCGGTGATCACGTTGCAGTTCGACCTGTCGCTCAACCTGGACGTGGCCGAGCAGAACGTGCAGGAAGCGATCAATGCCGCCAACAGCCTGCTGCCTTCCGGCCTGCCCGCGCCGCCGACCTACGCGAAGGTGAACCCCGCCGATCGTCCCATCCTCACGCTGGCGGTGACCTCCCACTCCATGTCGCTGCCGCAACTGCAGGACGTGGCGAACAACCGCCTTGGCGCGAAGATTTCGCAGGTGCCGGGCGTCGGCCTGGTGACGCCCTCCGGCGGCAATGTGCCGGCCATCCGCATTGAGGCCGACCCCAAGAAGCTCGCCGGCTACGGGCTCAACATCGACGACCTGCGCTCGCTGATCGCCAACGTCAACGTGAGCCAGCCCAAGGGCAACTTCGACGGGCCGGATCTCGACTACACCATCAACGGCAACGACCAGATCCAGAACCCGCAGGATTACCTCGACACCGTCGTTTCCTACCAGAACGGCGCGCCGGTCTACCTGCGCGACGTGGCGCGCGTGACGCAGGCCGCGCAGAACACCGAACAAGGCGCATGGTTCAACCAGACGCAGGCCATCGTGCTGAACGTGCAGCGCCAGCCCGGCGCCAACGTGATCGCCACCGTCGACCAGATCATGAAGCAGCTGCCGCAGCTGGAATCCACGCTGCCGGCCGGCATGACCGTGGACGTGGTCAACGACAGTACCGGAGTGATCCGTTCCTCCGTGAGCGATGCAGCGTTCGAGCTGATCCTCGCCGTGGTGCTGGTGGTGCTGGTGATCTTCGTGTTCCTGCGCAACGTGCCGGCCACCATCATCCCCAGCATTTCCGTGCCGGTATCGCTGATCGGCACGCTGGCGTTGATGTACGAACTCAACTACTCCATCGACAATCTGTCGCTGATGGCGCTGATCATCGCCACCGGCTTCGTGGTCGACGATTCGATCGTGATGATCGAGAACATCGTGCGCTACCTGGAGGAAGGCAGGACGCCGCTGGAAGCCGCGCTGGAAGGCGCCGGCCAGATCGGCTTCACTATCCTGTCGCTGACCGTGTCACTGATCGCGGTGCTGATCCCCCTGCTGTTCATGGGCGGGGTGATCGGGCGCCTGTTCAGCGAGTTCGCGGTGACGCTGGCCGTGACCATCGTGCTGTCCGCGGTGGTCTCGCTCACGCTGGTGCCTATGCTGTGCGCGCGCATCCTCAAGGCGCAGGCCGATCGCCACCCGAGCCGCTTCGAGCGCGTGAGCGAGGCGCTGTTCGACAAGACGCTGGCCTCGTACAAGCGCGGCCTGCACTTTGTGATGGCACACCAGCGCGCCACGCTGCTGGTGTTCTTCGCCACGCTCGCGCTCACCATCGTGCTGTACGTGGTCATTCCCAAGGGCCTGTTCCCGGTGCAGGATGTGGGCGTGCTGCAAGGCATCAGCGTGGCCGACAACTCGGTGTCCTACGGTGCCATGGTCGATCGCCAGAAGCTGCTGGCCGATGCCATCCTGAAGGACCAGGACGTGGACAGCCTCACCTCCTACGTGGGCATCGACGGCACCAACACCACGTTGAACAACGGCCGCTTCCTGATCAACCTGAAACCGCGCGACGACCGCTCCTCGACGGCGGAGGAGATCGCCCGCCGCATAAGGCAGGAGGTGGCGGACATCCCCGGCATCCGGCTCTACATGCAGCCCGAGCAGGATCTGACGCTGGACACCACCATCTCGCCCAACCAGTACCAGTTCGTGCTGCGCGGACCGAACCAGCAGGCGTTCCAGCAGTATGTTCCCGAGCTGATCGCGCGGATGAAGGACATCAAGTCGATCACCGATGTCACCAGCGACCTCAACAACGACGGTCTCGCCGTGAACGTGGAGGTGAACCGCCAGCTCGCCGCGCGCTACGGCATCACCGCGGCCACCATCGACAACGCGCTGTATGACGCGCTCGGCCAGCGCATCGTCTCCACCATCTTCGAGCAGGCCAGTCAGTACCGGGTGATCCTGGTGGCCAAGCCGGAAAGCCTTCCCACGGTGGAATCACTGGGCGACCTGTACCTGCCCAGCCAGACCGCCAGCAACGGCCAGGTGCCACTCAAGGGCATTGCCGACATCCAGGTGACCAAGTCGCCGCTGGTGATCAGCCACCTCGCGCAGTTCCCGGCCATCACGGTGTCGTTCAACCTTGCCAAGGATGCGTCGCTGAGCAAGGCGGTGAAGGAAGTGAACGACGCCGAACAGGCGCTGCACCTGCCGTCGTCCATCACGTCGTCGTTCCAGGGTGCGGCGCAGGCCTTCCAGGATTCGCTGTCCAGCGAGGTCTATCTGCTCATCGCCGCGCTGGTGGCCGTCTATATCGTACTGGGCGTGCTGTACGAGAGCTTCATCCACCCGGTGACGATCCTTTCCACCCTGCCCTCGGCCGGCATCGGCGCGCTGCTGGCGCTGATGATCGCGGGCAGCGACCTGGACGTGATCGGCATCATCGGCATCGTGCTCCTGATCGGCATCGTGAAGAAGAACGCGATCATGATCGTGGACTTCGCGCTCGAAGCCGAACGCGTGGAGGGCAAGCCGGCCGAGGAGGCGATCTTTGAAGCCTCGCTGCTGCGCTTCCGCCCCATCCTGATGACCACCCTCGCCGCCATGCTGGGCGCGATGCCGATGCTGCTGGGCACGGGCACCGGCTCGGAGCTGCGCCGGCCGCTGGGCCTGGCGATCATCGGCGGCCTGCTGCTCAGCCAGCTGCTGACGCTGTTCACCACGCCGGTGATCTACCTGTACTTCGACCGCCTCGCGCAACGCTTCGGCCGCAAGCATCCTGAGGCGGCGGTGGGGGAAGCGCCGTGA
- a CDS encoding efflux RND transporter periplasmic adaptor subunit gives MSANTAQWSGHPHRRRGVLIVAVVILLLVVLMVVHLLTGQKAKTGQPPQVVSAATATLGDMPELLTALGTVTPVATVNVLPQLSGYLTAVGYQEGQDVERGQFLAQIDPRQYEINKQQAEAQLAKDQATLEQARTDLARYTQLHEQKSIAEQTYTDQKFTVAQTEAAVKADKAVIAQDELNLTYCHITAPVAGRVGLRLVDPGNYVTQSTSPGIVTITQMKPTTVQFTVPQNALGKVLQRVNAGAKLPVTAYSSDNSKQIATGTLYALSNQMATSTGTVTLRATFANDDESLFPNEFVNVRMLVDTLQKTVLVPTPAVQSGAPGDYVYLVNADQTVSVHKVTPGPSDGQFTAILSGLDAGQQVVTDGMDRLSDGAKIKVAQAHPAGAGSMGAPPAGNGGKRKHGSANTSS, from the coding sequence ATGAGTGCCAACACTGCCCAATGGTCCGGGCATCCTCACCGAAGGCGCGGCGTACTGATCGTCGCCGTGGTCATCCTCCTTCTGGTGGTGTTGATGGTGGTCCACCTTCTCACCGGACAGAAGGCAAAAACGGGCCAGCCACCGCAGGTGGTGAGCGCGGCCACCGCCACCCTTGGCGACATGCCCGAATTGCTCACGGCACTGGGCACCGTCACCCCGGTGGCCACCGTCAACGTGCTGCCGCAGCTGAGCGGCTACCTCACGGCGGTGGGCTACCAGGAAGGCCAGGACGTTGAAAGAGGCCAGTTCCTCGCGCAGATCGACCCGCGCCAGTACGAGATCAACAAACAGCAGGCCGAAGCCCAGCTGGCGAAAGACCAAGCCACGCTGGAGCAGGCACGCACCGACCTGGCCCGCTACACGCAACTGCACGAGCAGAAATCCATCGCCGAGCAGACCTATACCGACCAGAAGTTCACGGTGGCCCAGACGGAAGCTGCCGTGAAGGCGGACAAGGCGGTCATTGCGCAGGACGAATTGAACCTCACCTACTGTCACATCACCGCGCCGGTCGCCGGACGCGTTGGATTGCGCCTGGTCGATCCCGGCAATTACGTCACCCAGTCGACCTCGCCCGGCATTGTCACCATCACGCAGATGAAGCCGACCACGGTGCAGTTCACCGTGCCGCAGAACGCGCTGGGCAAGGTGCTACAGCGTGTGAATGCGGGCGCGAAGCTGCCGGTGACCGCCTATAGCAGCGACAACAGCAAGCAGATCGCCACCGGCACGCTCTACGCCCTGAGCAATCAGATGGCAACAAGCACGGGCACCGTCACGCTGCGCGCCACCTTCGCCAACGACGACGAGTCGCTGTTTCCCAACGAATTCGTCAACGTGCGCATGCTGGTCGATACACTGCAGAAAACCGTGCTGGTACCCACGCCCGCGGTGCAGAGCGGCGCGCCGGGTGACTATGTCTATCTGGTCAATGCCGACCAGACCGTGTCCGTGCACAAGGTCACGCCCGGTCCCAGCGACGGTCAGTTCACGGCGATCCTCAGCGGACTCGACGCTGGCCAGCAGGTGGTGACGGATGGCATGGACCGCCTGAGCGACGGTGCGAAGATCAAGGTCGCGCAGGCGCATCCGGCCGGCGCGGGCAGCATGGGCGCACCGCCCGCCGGGAATGGCGGCAAGCGGAAGCACGGCAGCGCCAACACCTCCTCGTGA
- a CDS encoding DMT family transporter: MFKGVLLGFACYAAYAISDAFVKSLHGTLPAYEAVFFGAVLMLSALPFIRNPDDRYVDVFRAKKPHLWWIRAITGAICNISAVIAFTALPMAEAFALIFLLPIFVTLLSVIFLKEHVGWRRWSAVIVGFIGVLVVLRPGFRALGVGHLAAMTCGLSGAVSVVALRMAGPHEKRISLYGAGVIGPLVSGGLLMAPGFVWPDLHQWFLLAGYGLLAGLAGVLLMLATHHAPANRIAPTQYSQMLWAILFGYWLFGDRLDWPMLIGIALILGSGLFTLVREERVTGWWKRTRMV; this comes from the coding sequence ATGTTCAAAGGTGTCCTCCTCGGCTTCGCCTGCTACGCCGCCTATGCGATCAGCGATGCGTTCGTGAAGTCCCTGCACGGCACCCTGCCGGCCTACGAGGCGGTGTTTTTCGGCGCGGTGCTGATGCTCAGCGCCCTGCCCTTCATCCGGAATCCCGACGACCGCTATGTCGACGTTTTCCGTGCGAAGAAGCCGCATCTGTGGTGGATCCGCGCCATCACCGGCGCGATCTGCAATATCTCCGCGGTGATCGCCTTCACGGCGCTGCCGATGGCCGAAGCGTTCGCACTCATCTTCCTGCTGCCGATCTTCGTCACACTGCTGTCGGTGATCTTCCTGAAGGAACACGTCGGCTGGCGGCGGTGGTCGGCCGTGATCGTCGGCTTCATCGGTGTGCTGGTGGTGTTGCGCCCGGGTTTCCGCGCGCTGGGCGTCGGCCACCTCGCGGCGATGACCTGCGGCCTCTCCGGCGCGGTGTCGGTAGTGGCCTTGCGCATGGCCGGCCCGCACGAGAAACGCATCAGCCTGTACGGCGCTGGCGTCATCGGCCCGCTGGTGAGCGGCGGCCTGCTGATGGCGCCCGGCTTCGTCTGGCCGGACCTGCACCAATGGTTCCTGCTGGCCGGCTACGGCCTGCTCGCGGGACTCGCCGGTGTGCTGCTGATGCTCGCCACGCACCACGCGCCAGCCAACCGCATCGCCCCCACCCAATACAGCCAAATGCTGTGGGCAATCCTCTTCGGTTACTGGCTGTTCGGCGATCGACTGGACTGGCCGATGCTGATCGGCATCGCGCTCATCCTCGGCTCGGGCCTGTTCACGCTGGTACGCGAGGAACGGGTCACCGGGTGGTGGAAGCGCACGCGCATGGTCTGA
- a CDS encoding acyl-CoA dehydrogenase family protein, whose protein sequence is MSARLNPLDLYDVRSMLSDEERMVQDAVGRFVDERVLPIIGDCFDQGRFPKELIPEIASLGLLGATIPEKYGCAGMNGVSYGLICQELERGDSGLRSFASVQSSLCMYPIYAYGTEEQKMHYLPKMAAGEIIGCFGLTEPHGGSDPANMKTHAKKDGGDWVINGAKMWITNGNVANIAIVWAQTDDGIQGFIVPTDTKGFTAQEVHKKMSLRASVTSALFFDNVRVPEANRLPNVKGLKGPLGCLTQARYGITWGPIGAAQACLQEVLNYTRERILFGRPLASNQAIQIKMAEMARRITMAQLLSLQLGRLKDAGTMQPTQVSLAKWNNCRMAIDIARECRDILGGAGITTEHVAIRHALNLESVITYEGTETVHQLVVGRELTGINAF, encoded by the coding sequence ATGTCCGCTCGCCTGAATCCCCTTGATCTTTATGACGTCCGCTCGATGCTGTCCGACGAAGAGCGCATGGTGCAGGACGCCGTCGGCCGCTTCGTCGACGAGCGCGTGCTGCCGATCATCGGGGATTGCTTTGATCAGGGTCGTTTCCCCAAGGAACTGATTCCGGAAATCGCGAGCCTGGGCCTGCTCGGCGCCACCATTCCCGAGAAGTACGGCTGCGCCGGCATGAACGGCGTCAGCTACGGCCTGATCTGCCAGGAGCTGGAGCGCGGCGATTCGGGCCTGCGCAGCTTCGCCTCGGTGCAGAGCTCGCTGTGCATGTACCCGATCTACGCCTACGGCACGGAAGAGCAGAAGATGCACTACCTGCCGAAGATGGCGGCAGGCGAGATCATCGGCTGCTTCGGCCTCACTGAGCCGCACGGCGGCTCCGACCCGGCCAACATGAAGACCCACGCCAAGAAGGACGGCGGCGACTGGGTCATCAACGGCGCCAAGATGTGGATCACCAACGGCAACGTGGCGAACATCGCCATCGTGTGGGCGCAGACCGACGACGGCATCCAGGGCTTCATCGTGCCGACCGACACCAAGGGCTTCACCGCGCAGGAAGTGCACAAGAAGATGAGCCTGCGCGCGTCGGTCACCTCCGCGCTGTTCTTCGACAACGTGCGCGTGCCGGAGGCCAACCGCCTGCCGAACGTGAAGGGCCTGAAGGGTCCGCTGGGCTGCCTTACGCAGGCCCGCTACGGCATCACCTGGGGCCCGATCGGCGCCGCGCAGGCCTGCCTGCAGGAAGTGCTCAACTACACGCGGGAGCGCATCCTGTTCGGTCGCCCGCTGGCCTCCAACCAGGCCATCCAGATCAAGATGGCCGAGATGGCCCGCCGCATCACCATGGCGCAGCTGCTGTCGCTGCAGCTTGGTCGTCTGAAGGACGCCGGCACCATGCAGCCCACGCAGGTGTCGCTGGCCAAGTGGAACAACTGCCGCATGGCCATCGATATTGCGCGCGAATGCCGCGACATCCTGGGCGGCGCGGGCATCACCACCGAGCATGTGGCCATCCGCCATGCGCTGAACCTGGAATCGGTCATCACTTATGAAGGCACCGAGACGGTGCATCAGCTGGTGGTGGGGCGTGAGTTGACGGGGATCAACGCGTTCTGA
- a CDS encoding GNAT family N-acetyltransferase: protein MNWQNIRIETERLVLRPPQAEDFDGWAANMADAESARFIGGQQPRAVAWRGFLTMVGSWAIQGFGMFSVIEKDTGRWIGRMGPWFPEGWPGREVGWGLARHAWGKGYAMEGAAACMDFAFDQLGWDDVIHNIDPANAPSQALAARLGSRLRGPGRLPPPFQDAPVEIWGQTRDEWKRRA from the coding sequence ATGAACTGGCAAAACATCCGCATCGAAACCGAACGCCTCGTCCTGCGTCCGCCGCAGGCCGAGGATTTCGACGGCTGGGCCGCCAACATGGCCGACGCCGAATCCGCACGCTTCATCGGCGGCCAGCAACCGCGCGCGGTGGCATGGCGCGGTTTCCTCACCATGGTCGGTTCGTGGGCCATCCAGGGTTTCGGCATGTTCTCGGTGATCGAGAAGGACACCGGGCGCTGGATCGGCCGCATGGGCCCGTGGTTTCCCGAAGGCTGGCCGGGCCGCGAAGTCGGCTGGGGCCTGGCACGGCATGCATGGGGCAAGGGTTATGCGATGGAAGGCGCCGCCGCCTGCATGGATTTCGCCTTCGACCAGCTCGGCTGGGATGACGTGATCCACAACATCGATCCGGCCAATGCACCGTCGCAGGCGCTGGCGGCAAGGCTGGGATCGCGTCTGCGCGGCCCCGGTCGCCTGCCTCCGCCGTTCCAGGATGCCCCCGTGGAGATCTGGGGGCAGACGCGCGACGAATGGAAGCGGCGCGCATGA
- a CDS encoding thiamine pyrophosphate-dependent enzyme codes for MTAIPYSLTGRHKGFNRAEIVDQNFTEFVQLWQGDVHQPRGDHAPVLPGSALNAQGFRELLESQLISRHLDLMARVLRVQNKVFYTIGSSGHEGNAMVARLTRHTDPAFLHYRSGGFMAERFRKLPGMDPVMDSALSFAASMEDPASGGRHKVWGSKPLWVLPQTSTIASHLPKALGTAVAIEQARRIGHKLPIPEDSIAICSFGDASSNHATAQTAFNAAAWTAYQKLPAPVLYVCEDNGIGISVKTPNGWVANNFRHRADLDYFYADGLDLADGYAQVQEAVEHCRTTRRPTFLHLRTTRVMGHAGTDFEIEWRSVEELFAVEASDPLLRSAEIALSSGLYTKESLLALYEATRKRCFEAAEDADRRPRLTSLEQVMKPLAPYTPAAVKAEAERADYQDRRLAAFGSEEKLPENQPPRHLAIQIGQALHDIMAKYPESLLFGEDVAQKGGVYTVTKGLQKAFKGSRVFNTLLDETIILGLAQGYANMGMLPLPEIQYLAYFHNACDQIRGEAASLQFFSNDQYRNPMVMRVASLGYQKGFGGHFHNDNSITALRDIPGLVVGCASRGDDAATMLRTMTALAKVDGRVCAYLEPIALYMTKDLYEAGDGQWQFAYPAPGEAMTLGEGRIYNEDANDLVVFTFGNGVPMSLRAAKTIEAELGWKVRVVDLRWLAPLNNNFIAAQAKSAKRIIVLDEGRRSAGVGEGIITAIVEGGSGATPLERVVGADTYTPLAGAALLVLPGDADVVAAARKLA; via the coding sequence ATGACCGCCATTCCGTACTCCCTCACCGGCCGCCACAAGGGTTTCAATCGCGCCGAGATCGTCGACCAGAACTTCACCGAGTTCGTGCAGCTCTGGCAGGGTGACGTGCACCAGCCGCGCGGTGACCATGCGCCGGTACTGCCGGGCAGCGCGCTCAATGCCCAGGGTTTCCGCGAGCTGCTCGAATCGCAGCTGATCAGTCGTCATCTCGACCTGATGGCGCGCGTGCTGCGCGTGCAGAACAAGGTGTTCTACACCATCGGTTCCAGTGGCCACGAGGGCAACGCCATGGTCGCGCGCCTCACGCGCCACACCGACCCGGCGTTCCTGCACTACCGCTCCGGCGGTTTCATGGCCGAGCGCTTCCGCAAGCTGCCGGGCATGGATCCAGTGATGGATTCGGCGCTGTCCTTCGCGGCCAGCATGGAAGATCCCGCCTCCGGTGGCCGCCACAAGGTGTGGGGCAGCAAGCCGCTCTGGGTGTTGCCGCAGACCTCCACCATCGCCTCGCACCTGCCGAAGGCGCTGGGTACGGCCGTCGCCATCGAACAGGCGCGCCGCATCGGCCACAAGCTGCCGATTCCGGAAGACAGCATCGCCATCTGCTCGTTCGGCGACGCCTCGTCCAACCATGCCACCGCGCAGACCGCGTTCAACGCTGCTGCCTGGACGGCCTACCAGAAGCTGCCCGCGCCCGTGCTCTACGTGTGCGAGGACAACGGCATCGGCATTTCGGTGAAGACGCCGAACGGCTGGGTGGCGAACAACTTCCGTCATCGCGCTGACCTTGATTACTTCTATGCCGACGGTCTGGATCTGGCGGATGGTTACGCCCAGGTGCAGGAGGCGGTGGAACACTGCCGCACCACGCGCCGCCCGACCTTCCTGCATCTGCGCACGACGCGCGTGATGGGCCATGCCGGCACCGATTTCGAAATCGAGTGGCGCAGCGTGGAGGAACTGTTCGCGGTGGAGGCATCCGACCCGCTGCTGCGCTCCGCGGAGATCGCGCTGTCGTCGGGCCTGTATACCAAGGAGTCGCTGCTCGCGCTGTACGAAGCCACGCGCAAGCGCTGCTTCGAAGCAGCCGAGGATGCCGATCGCCGCCCGCGCCTGACCTCGCTGGAGCAGGTGATGAAGCCGCTCGCGCCGTACACCCCGGCGGCGGTGAAGGCCGAAGCCGAACGGGCGGACTATCAGGATCGCCGCCTTGCCGCCTTCGGCAGCGAAGAAAAGCTGCCGGAAAACCAGCCGCCGCGCCATCTGGCCATCCAGATCGGTCAGGCGCTGCACGACATCATGGCGAAGTATCCCGAGTCGCTGCTGTTCGGCGAGGACGTGGCGCAGAAGGGCGGTGTGTACACCGTCACCAAGGGCCTGCAAAAGGCCTTCAAGGGCAGCCGCGTGTTCAACACGCTGCTGGATGAAACCATCATCCTCGGCCTGGCGCAGGGCTACGCCAACATGGGCATGCTGCCCCTGCCGGAGATCCAGTACCTGGCGTACTTCCACAACGCCTGCGACCAGATCCGTGGCGAGGCGGCATCGTTGCAGTTCTTCTCCAACGACCAGTACCGCAACCCCATGGTGATGCGCGTGGCCAGCCTGGGCTACCAGAAGGGTTTCGGCGGCCACTTCCACAACGACAACTCCATCACCGCACTGCGTGACATCCCGGGTCTCGTGGTGGGTTGTGCGAGCCGTGGCGACGACGCGGCAACCATGCTGCGCACGATGACCGCGCTGGCCAAGGTCGACGGGCGCGTGTGCGCTTACCTCGAACCCATCGCGCTGTACATGACCAAGGACCTGTACGAAGCCGGCGACGGCCAGTGGCAGTTCGCCTATCCCGCGCCGGGCGAGGCCATGACGCTGGGCGAAGGCCGCATCTACAACGAAGACGCCAACGATCTGGTCGTGTTCACCTTCGGCAATGGCGTGCCGATGTCGTTGCGCGCGGCGAAGACTATCGAGGCTGAACTCGGCTGGAAGGTGCGCGTGGTGGATCTGCGCTGGCTGGCGCCTCTGAACAATAACTTCATCGCCGCGCAGGCAAAGTCCGCCAAGCGCATCATCGTGCTGGACGAAGGTCGTCGCAGCGCCGGTGTGGGCGAGGGCATCATCACCGCCATCGTGGAAGGCGGCAGTGGCGCCACGCCGCTGGAGCGCGTGGTGGGTGCCGACACCTACACGCCGCTCGCCGGTGCGGCCTTGCTGGTGTTGCCGGGCGATGCCGACGTGGTGGCTGCAGCCCGCAAGCTGGCCTGA
- a CDS encoding Ivy family c-type lysozyme inhibitor yields MQHRFIITLGLVVACAACSQQHEGHGPSTGSTPPPATASSSPALATTSATPSGLTYLYDLMQRPDFSTAFAALSGADQLPAWAKQGGVATPAQQVVVDGHTQLLATACKPHDCPSERILILYDESTHAMSGLFARRKPNAANDADSNDPANDDLIWLGAPDEASKQLLQHKLYSPD; encoded by the coding sequence ATGCAGCACCGCTTCATCATCACCTTGGGGTTGGTCGTGGCCTGCGCTGCGTGTTCGCAGCAACACGAAGGCCATGGGCCATCCACCGGCAGCACGCCACCACCCGCGACGGCATCGTCAAGCCCGGCTCTGGCAACAACCTCGGCCACGCCCAGCGGCCTGACCTATCTCTACGACCTGATGCAGCGCCCGGATTTCTCCACGGCGTTCGCGGCGCTGTCAGGCGCCGACCAGTTGCCGGCATGGGCAAAACAGGGCGGTGTGGCGACACCCGCGCAGCAGGTGGTGGTGGATGGACACACGCAGTTGCTGGCTACGGCCTGCAAACCGCATGACTGTCCTTCCGAGCGCATCCTGATTCTCTACGACGAGAGCACACACGCCATGTCGGGCCTGTTCGCGCGGCGCAAGCCCAATGCGGCGAACGACGCGGACAGCAACGATCCGGCCAACGACGACCTGATCTGGCTGGGCGCGCCGGATGAGGCTTCGAAGCAGTTGCTGCAGCACAAGCTGTATTCGCCGGATTGA
- a CDS encoding phosphatase PAP2 family protein has translation MNDLVEWIAIHALPVWAALLVAALATGDVAWQWNRRYGEKILAAGGQPAALRGFTAVLMLASMCLLFAAIAIALKEEATRWLPAFDQTLAEDLHASMQPGVLRMVAAVSHLGDLGSVAAATVLVLAALLLRRQLRLATCWTLAMAGIVPLNSGLKALFQRPRPLNNHGFMVEHGWSFPSGHAFGAIVFYGMLAYVLLRLLPLRWHRWIIAAAVAMTGVIGLSRIVLQVHYFSDVVAGYVSGLAWLVVCIGGAEWWRLRASRH, from the coding sequence ATGAACGACCTGGTCGAATGGATCGCCATCCATGCCCTGCCCGTCTGGGCGGCGTTGCTGGTGGCTGCCTTGGCGACGGGCGACGTGGCATGGCAATGGAATCGCCGGTACGGCGAGAAGATCCTGGCGGCAGGCGGCCAACCGGCGGCACTGCGCGGATTCACCGCCGTACTGATGCTGGCATCGATGTGCCTGCTCTTCGCCGCCATCGCGATCGCGTTGAAGGAAGAAGCCACGCGCTGGCTGCCTGCGTTCGACCAGACACTGGCGGAGGATCTGCACGCCAGCATGCAGCCCGGTGTGTTGCGAATGGTCGCCGCGGTGTCCCACCTGGGCGACCTGGGCTCCGTTGCCGCGGCAACCGTGCTGGTCCTTGCCGCCCTGCTGCTGCGCCGGCAACTGCGGCTGGCCACCTGCTGGACCCTCGCCATGGCCGGCATCGTGCCCCTCAACAGTGGCCTGAAAGCGTTGTTCCAGCGCCCTCGCCCATTGAACAACCACGGCTTCATGGTTGAACACGGCTGGAGCTTTCCCAGCGGACACGCCTTCGGTGCCATCGTGTTCTACGGCATGCTCGCTTACGTGCTGTTGCGCCTGCTGCCGCTCCGCTGGCATCGCTGGATCATCGCCGCGGCGGTAGCGATGACCGGTGTGATCGGCCTCAGCCGCATCGTGCTGCAGGTACACTACTTCAGCGACGTGGTGGCCGGTTATGTCAGCGGGCTGGCGTGGCTGGTGGTGTGCATCGGTGGTGCGGAGTGGTGGCGCCTGCGGGCATCCCGGCACTGA